The following coding sequences lie in one Arachis ipaensis cultivar K30076 chromosome B03, Araip1.1, whole genome shotgun sequence genomic window:
- the LOC107629916 gene encoding G-type lectin S-receptor-like serine/threonine-protein kinase At2g19130 → MVTCDMPYCFNNMMEPCFLLSLFIIICFSFHPYNSHAALISITANQSLSGDQTLVSKDENFELGFFKPGNSSNYYIGMWYKKRVSQRTYVWVANRDNPVSDKNSAKLTISKGNLVLLDQSQNQVWSTNLNSPNLDSLVAVLLDNGNLILSDRPNPSESNSLWQSFDHPTDTFLPGAKLKLDNKTKKPQYLTSWKSTEDPGTGLYSLELDPKGSEAYLILWNKTVEYWTSGPWNGQIFSGVPEMRLNYIYNFSFHDEPDEAYFTYTVYNSSILSRLVMDVSGQIKQLSWLDNTQNWNLFWSEPRHQCEVYTFCGAFGSCTENSMPYCNCLTGYEPSNSSNWNLEDYSSGCKRRTKFQCETANPNGGAKDRFMAFPNMGLPSPAQHVSAGDAEECASTCLEDCSCTVYAYGNKGCVIWNGDLLNLQQLSQDDSNGETMFLKLAASEFDDPKSSKRRTIGAVAGAIGGMVIILALTLFFLVRRRRQVQSGTLVEGSLKTFGYRDLQIATMNFSDKLGGGSFGSVFKGTLPDSSVIAVKKLENISQSEKQFRTEVSTIGTVQHINLVRLRGFCSEGTRKLLVYDYMPNGSLDSNLFHEKGFKSKVLEWKERYQIALGTARGLAYLHEKCRDCIIHCDVKPENILLDADFCPKVAHFGLAKLVGREVGQVLTTMRGTRGYLAPEWNSGVPVTAKADVYSYGMMLFEFVSGKRNSDPPEDGQVRFFPTWAAKTASEGGNVLSLLDPKLKGNANIEEVIRVIKIASWCVQDDEIHRPSMSQVVHILDGVLDVAFPPVPIFLQAFLENQETTVFFIESGSNQSSHMKSSTTSS, encoded by the coding sequence ATGGTAACTTGTGACATGCCATATTGTTTCAACAACATGATGGAGCCATgcttcttgctttctcttttcaTCATCATATGCTTCTCTTTTCACCCTTACAATTCCCATGCAGCTTTGATTTCAATCACTGCAAACCAATCTCTCAGTGGTGATCAAACACTTGTCTCCAaagatgaaaattttgaattgggTTTCTTCAAACCAGGTAACTCCTCTAACTACTACATAGGAATGTGGTACAAAAAAAGAGTCTCTCAAAGAACCTATGTTTGGGTAGCAAATAGAGATAACCCAGTTTCTGAtaaaaattctgcaaagttgacAATATCTAAGGGTAACTTAGTACTCTTGGATCAGTCCCAAAATCAAGTTTGGTCAACAAATTTGAATTCTCCAAACTTAGATTCTTTAGTAGCTGTGCTTCTAGATAATGGGAATCTTATACTGAGTGATAGGCCTAATCCATCAGAATCAAATTCTCTATGGCAAAGTTTTGATCATCCAACAGATACATTCCTTCCTGGAGCCAAACTTAAGCTTGATAACAAAACCAAGAAGCCTCAATATCTCACTTCATGGAAGAGCACCGAAGATCCGGGTACGGGCTTGTACTCTTTGGAACTAGACCCTAAAGGAAGCGAAGCTTACTTGATCCTTTGGAACAAAACTGTAGAATATTGGACTAGTGGACCTTGGAATGGTCAAATTTTCAGCGGGGTGCCTGAAATGAGGTTGAATTACATCTACAATTTCTCCTTCCATGATGAACCTGATGAGGCTTACTTCACTTACACGGTGTATAACTCTTCGATTCTTTCGCGGCTCGTGATGGATGTCTCCGGGCAGATCAAGCAGCTTTCGTGGCTGGACAATACACAGAATTGGAACTTGTTTTGGTCTGAACCAAGGCATCAGTGTGAGGTTTACACCTTCTGCGGCGCGTTTGGGAGTTGTACTGAGAATTCTATGCCTTACTGTAATTGTTTGACAGGCTATGAGCCAAGTAATTCATCTAACTGGAACTTAGAGGATTACTCAAGTGGATGCAAGAGAAGAACAAAGTTCCAATGCGAGACGGCGAATCCTAATGGTGGTGCAAAGGACAGGTTTATGGCATTTCCAAACATGGGATTGCCTTCACCTGCACAACATGTAAGTGCTGGGGATGCAGAGGAATGCGCTTCAACTTGCTTAGAGGACTGTTCTTGCACAGTATATGCATATGGCAATAAAGGTTGTGTAATTTGGAATGGTGACCTCTTGAATTTGCAGCAGCTTTCTCAAGATGATAGTAACGGAGAAACCATGTTTCTCAAGCTTGCAGCATCTGAATTTGATGATCCTAAGAGCAGCAAGAGGAGAACCATTGGTGCTGTTGCAGGTGCTATTGGTGGCATGGTGATTATCCTAGCACTTACTCTATTTTTCTTGGTGAGGAGAAGGAGACAAGTTCAATCAGGAACGTTGGTTGAAGGCTCATTGAAGACATTTGGATACAGAGATTTGCAAATTGCTACAATGAATTTCTCAGATAAATTGGGAGGAGGAAGTTTTGGTTCTGTCTTCAAGGGGACACTGCCAGATTCAAGTGTCATAGCAGTGAAGAAGCTCGAAAACATTAGCCAAAGTGAGAAACAGTTCCGGACAGAAGTGAGCACAATTGGGACAGTCCAGCATATCAATCTGGTTAGGCTCCGCGGATTCTGTTCCGAAGGTACTAGAAAACTTCTAGTCTATGATTACATGCCAAATGGCTCCTTGGATTCAAACTTGTTTCATGAGAAGGGATTCAAGTCCAAGGTGTTGGAATGGAAAGAAAGGTACCAAATTGCTCTTGGGACAGCTAGAGGACTGGCTTATCTCCATGAGAAGTGTAGAGACTGCATCATACACTGCGACGTGAAGCCGGAAAACATTCTTTTAGATGCTGATTTTTGTCCAAAAGTGGCACATTTTGGCCTTGCAAAGCTGGTTGGAAGGGAAGTTGGCCAGGTCCTAACAACCATGAGAGGAACAAGGGGATACCTCGCTCCAGAATGGAATTCTGGGGTGCCTGTAACTGCCAAAGCCGATGTCTATAGTTATGGAATGATGCTGTTCGAGTTTGTGTCCGGTAAGAGGAACTCAGATCCCCCAGAAGATGGACAAGTTAGGTTCTTCCCTACATGGGCGGCAAAAACAGCAAGCGAAGGCGGCAATGTGCTTAGCCTTTTGGATCCAAAGTTGAAGGGAAATGCTAACATCGAAGAGGTCATTCGAGTCATCAAAATCGCTTCTTGGTGTGTCCAAGATGATGAGATTCATAGGCCATCCATGAGTCAGGTAGTTCACATCCTTGATGGTGTGTTAGATGTGGCTTTTCCTCCTGTGCCAATATTCCTACAAGCCTTTCTTGAGAACCAAGAAACTACAGTTTTCTTCATTGAATCAGGCTCTAATCAGAGTTCACATATGAAAAGCTCCACAACCTCCTCTTAG